The proteins below are encoded in one region of Sideroxydans lithotrophicus ES-1:
- the glnE gene encoding bifunctional [glutamate--ammonia ligase]-adenylyl-L-tyrosine phosphorylase/[glutamate--ammonia-ligase] adenylyltransferase codes for MNTENPRPATDFDGLVRHARYCSRYLARLLDAEPELLGWLRAHLLTPCSAGVVHSWSDELPADNEEQLSRALRQLRKRVMLHVLTRDLNGLADLGEVMRSMTTLAELAVRRAQTLIMQNMVEQFGHPIGKENGARQELLVIGMGKLGGGELNVSSDIDLIFVYPEDGETSGARGLSNHEFFNRLGRRTIALINDLTADGYVFRVDMRLRPYGDSGPLTMSFAALEEYLVSQGREWERYAWIKARVISPENSPHTAELEKLVQPFVFRKYLDFGSFDSMRKLHAQIRAEVARRDRHHNIKLGRGGIREIEFIAQVFQLIRGGRDARLRIRPTQQVLQQLAHDGELAADVVARLDNSYVFLRNLEHRLQYLDDQQTQELPENVEQRSIIAEAMGYADYDALLAALFPLREFVSQQFETVFGAKQESVDNTWWRDDATTGEFDRALAALGYGESGLLAENLLQFRNGSRYQQLPEFSRQRLDKLVPRLAELCTETSNPDKALHRTLVLLEAIARRAAYLAFLAEYPQALPRLVRLLSASAWAGDYLTQHPILLDELLDTRELYVAPDWPELDARLTSQLAAHAGDTEREMDTLRQFQQAQTFQLLAMDLQGLLPLERLSDHLSDLADLLLRHVLRLCWRDARKKHREQPHFASDNFASSSLDSELPAFGIIAYGKLGGRELGYASDLDLVFLYDDDHPDAGEVYARLAQRINTMLSSYTSSGRLYEVDLRLRPNGESGLLVSSIAAFEEYQRNNAWVWEHQALTRARFCAGDESVGVQFERIRNEVLRMPRDIARLRQDVIEMRRKMHDGHPNKTSLFDIKQDGGGMVDIEFMVQFIVLAHAAVHPELTANSGNLALLDMAAKLELIDGGLSSQVRELYRELRRIQHQMRLNNQEPCRIERGLMDITPVTELWKSLLDGT; via the coding sequence ATGAATACCGAAAACCCTCGCCCCGCAACCGATTTCGACGGACTGGTACGGCACGCCAGATATTGCAGCCGCTATCTCGCCCGGCTGCTGGATGCCGAGCCGGAACTGCTGGGCTGGTTGCGTGCACATCTTCTCACCCCGTGCAGCGCCGGGGTGGTGCACTCCTGGTCGGACGAGCTTCCGGCCGACAACGAGGAGCAGCTGTCACGCGCGCTACGCCAGCTGCGCAAACGCGTCATGCTGCATGTACTGACCCGCGACCTGAACGGATTGGCCGACCTCGGCGAAGTGATGCGCAGCATGACCACCCTGGCCGAACTGGCCGTACGCCGTGCGCAAACACTCATCATGCAAAACATGGTCGAACAATTCGGGCACCCCATAGGCAAGGAGAACGGAGCTCGTCAGGAACTGCTGGTGATCGGCATGGGCAAGCTGGGCGGCGGCGAGTTGAACGTCTCTTCGGACATCGACCTGATCTTCGTCTATCCCGAAGACGGGGAGACCAGCGGCGCACGCGGCTTGTCCAACCACGAATTCTTCAACCGTCTCGGGCGTAGAACGATCGCCCTCATCAACGACCTGACCGCCGATGGTTACGTGTTCCGCGTCGATATGCGCCTGCGTCCTTACGGCGACAGCGGCCCGCTGACCATGAGCTTCGCCGCGCTGGAAGAATATCTGGTATCGCAGGGACGCGAATGGGAGCGTTATGCCTGGATAAAGGCCCGCGTCATTTCGCCGGAAAACAGCCCGCATACCGCCGAGTTGGAAAAACTCGTGCAGCCGTTCGTATTCCGCAAATACCTGGATTTCGGCTCGTTCGATTCCATGCGCAAGCTGCATGCGCAGATTCGCGCCGAAGTCGCCCGCCGCGACCGGCATCACAACATCAAGCTCGGCCGCGGCGGCATCCGCGAGATCGAATTCATCGCACAGGTGTTCCAGCTGATACGCGGGGGTCGCGATGCCCGCCTGCGTATCCGCCCCACACAACAGGTATTACAGCAACTGGCGCATGACGGGGAACTTGCCGCAGATGTGGTAGCCCGACTGGATAACAGCTATGTCTTCCTGCGCAACCTCGAGCACCGTTTGCAATATCTCGACGACCAGCAGACCCAGGAGCTGCCGGAAAACGTCGAACAGCGATCCATCATCGCCGAAGCAATGGGATATGCCGACTATGACGCCTTGCTTGCCGCATTGTTTCCACTGCGTGAGTTCGTCAGCCAGCAATTCGAGACCGTGTTCGGGGCCAAGCAGGAAAGCGTTGACAACACCTGGTGGCGAGACGATGCCACAACAGGAGAATTCGATAGGGCGCTTGCTGCGCTCGGTTATGGCGAGAGCGGCCTGCTCGCCGAAAATCTGCTGCAGTTCCGCAACGGCAGCCGCTACCAGCAATTGCCGGAGTTCAGCCGCCAACGGCTGGACAAGCTGGTACCACGACTGGCAGAACTCTGCACAGAGACTTCCAATCCGGACAAGGCGTTGCATCGCACACTTGTCTTGCTGGAAGCGATCGCACGCCGCGCCGCCTACCTGGCTTTCCTTGCCGAATATCCGCAGGCATTGCCGCGCCTGGTCCGGCTGCTATCTGCCAGCGCCTGGGCGGGCGATTATCTGACCCAGCACCCCATCCTGCTCGACGAACTGCTGGACACACGCGAACTGTATGTCGCGCCGGACTGGCCCGAACTCGATGCGAGGCTGACGTCGCAACTTGCCGCACATGCCGGCGATACCGAGCGGGAAATGGACACGCTGCGCCAGTTCCAGCAGGCGCAGACTTTCCAGCTGCTGGCAATGGACCTGCAGGGCCTTTTGCCGCTGGAAAGACTGAGCGACCACCTGAGCGACCTCGCCGATCTGCTACTCCGCCATGTGCTGCGCCTGTGCTGGCGCGATGCGCGCAAAAAACACCGCGAGCAGCCGCACTTCGCCAGTGACAATTTCGCATCCAGCTCGCTGGATAGCGAATTGCCTGCCTTTGGTATCATCGCCTATGGCAAGCTGGGCGGACGCGAACTGGGTTACGCCTCAGACCTCGACCTGGTATTCCTCTATGACGATGATCATCCCGATGCCGGCGAGGTCTATGCCCGCCTGGCACAACGCATCAACACCATGCTTTCCAGCTACACCTCTTCCGGCCGCCTGTACGAAGTCGATCTGCGCCTGCGACCGAACGGCGAGAGCGGATTGCTGGTCAGTTCGATCGCCGCATTCGAGGAGTATCAGCGCAACAATGCATGGGTATGGGAACACCAGGCTCTGACACGGGCCCGCTTTTGCGCAGGAGATGAGTCTGTTGGCGTGCAGTTCGAGCGCATCCGCAACGAAGTTCTGCGCATGCCGCGCGACATTGCCAGGCTACGCCAAGATGTCATCGAAATGCGCCGGAAGATGCACGACGGCCATCCCAACAAAACATCGCTGTTCGACATCAAACAGGACGGCGGCGGCATGGTGGACATCGAGTTCATGGTGCAATTCATCGTGCTCGCTCACGCCGCAGTCCACCCGGAGCTCACGGCAAACAGCGGCAACCTGGCGCTTCTGGACATGGCAGCGAAGCTGGAGCTGATCGATGGCGGACTCAGCAGCCAGGTGCGCGAGTTGTACCGGGAGCTGCGCCGCATCCAGCATCAGATGCGCCTGAACAATCAGGAGCCCTGCCGCATCGAGCGGGGCCTCATGGACATTACGCCCGTAACAGAGTTGTGGAAATCGCTGCTGGACGGAACCTAG
- a CDS encoding adenylate/guanylate cyclase domain-containing protein, translating into MGGMVQHIDSKEVKPEVMDTQEEKLRKSLLIFAAAFMTFAVMLWLAIYWMMGLNFSSNVPLGYQAVSVASLIYYMRTRNFEVLRFVQLTLFLFAPFIMQWSIGSSVTSSGVALWALLAPIGALVVSGWKESIPWFFAYIVLTAVSGFFDFYLGSGTATGIPMNTIGVFFALNFAAMSSILYFLVRYFVVETEKIKIQLDQQHALLAEEQKKSERVLFNVLPSNIAERLKNSQGLIADGYADVTVMFADLVNFTQLTEQMSPEQMVGLLNTVFSGFDELSEKYGLEKIKTIGDAYMVVGGLSRERPDYVEDMANMAIDMLDFVARHPALVKRNLGIHIGIATGPVVAGVIGTKRFIYDLWGDTVNIASRLTDDARQGHILTDKLTYNRLRFGYLFEPPNVLNVKGKGEMTSYRMIGRVAHADGPDTAGNVYHLPAAGGAPASA; encoded by the coding sequence ATGGGCGGTATGGTGCAGCACATCGATTCGAAGGAAGTCAAGCCGGAAGTGATGGATACGCAGGAAGAGAAGCTGCGCAAGAGCCTGCTCATCTTCGCGGCCGCTTTCATGACGTTTGCTGTCATGCTGTGGCTGGCCATCTACTGGATGATGGGCCTGAACTTCTCCAGCAACGTCCCGCTCGGCTACCAGGCCGTCTCTGTAGCCTCCCTGATCTATTACATGCGGACCCGCAATTTCGAGGTCCTTCGCTTCGTGCAGCTCACCCTGTTCCTGTTCGCCCCTTTCATCATGCAATGGAGCATAGGCAGCTCGGTCACATCGAGCGGGGTGGCGCTCTGGGCCTTGCTGGCGCCGATCGGGGCGCTGGTGGTGTCCGGCTGGAAAGAGTCCATTCCCTGGTTCTTCGCTTACATCGTGCTCACTGCAGTGTCCGGTTTCTTCGATTTCTATCTGGGTTCAGGGACGGCGACCGGTATTCCGATGAACACCATCGGCGTGTTCTTTGCACTCAACTTTGCGGCGATGTCGTCCATCCTGTATTTTCTGGTGCGCTACTTCGTGGTAGAGACTGAAAAGATCAAGATCCAGCTGGACCAGCAGCACGCGTTGCTGGCGGAAGAGCAGAAGAAGTCGGAGCGGGTGCTGTTCAATGTATTGCCATCCAACATTGCCGAACGCCTGAAGAACAGCCAGGGGCTGATCGCCGACGGTTATGCCGATGTGACCGTGATGTTCGCCGATCTAGTGAACTTCACCCAGCTTACAGAACAGATGTCGCCGGAGCAGATGGTCGGTTTGCTCAATACTGTCTTCTCCGGTTTCGACGAGCTTTCCGAGAAATACGGTCTGGAGAAGATCAAGACCATCGGCGATGCCTACATGGTGGTGGGTGGCCTGTCGCGGGAACGGCCAGATTACGTGGAGGACATGGCCAACATGGCGATCGACATGCTGGATTTTGTTGCCAGGCATCCGGCGTTGGTCAAGCGCAACCTGGGTATCCATATCGGCATCGCTACCGGTCCGGTCGTGGCTGGCGTGATCGGCACCAAACGATTCATCTATGACCTGTGGGGCGATACGGTGAATATCGCCAGCCGGCTGACCGATGACGCGCGACAAGGGCACATCCTGACCGACAAGCTCACCTATAACCGGCTTCGCTTCGGCTACCTGTTCGAGCCGCCCAATGTGCTGAACGTCAAAGGCAAGGGGGAGATGACCTCATACCGCATGATCGGACGTGTCGCACATGCAGATGGGCCGGACACCGCGGGCAACGTCTACCACCTTCCTGCCGCAGGCGGAGCGCCGGCTTCTGCCTAG
- a CDS encoding branched-chain amino acid transaminase, whose amino-acid sequence MSMSDRDGFIWYDGKLVPWREATTHVLTHTLHYGMGVFEGVRAYKTTQGTAIFRLQEHTDRLFNSASIFKMKMPYDKATLMEAQREVVRANKLESCYIRPIVFFGSEAMGIAATTLSVHVAIAAWPWGAYLGEEGMAKGIRVKTSSFTRHHVNINMCRAKSVGSYTNSILAHQEVAHDGYDEALLLDPEGYVAEGAGENLFIVKKGKLYTPDLTSCLEGITRDSIITLAKDMGLELIEKRITRDEVYCCDEAFFTGTAAEVTPIRELDTRTIGIGSRGPITTKLQAAFFEIVAGKNKKYADWLAHV is encoded by the coding sequence ATGTCCATGTCCGACCGCGACGGCTTCATCTGGTACGACGGCAAGCTCGTACCCTGGCGCGAAGCCACCACCCACGTGCTCACCCATACCCTGCATTACGGCATGGGGGTGTTTGAAGGCGTGCGGGCATACAAGACCACGCAGGGCACGGCCATCTTCCGCCTGCAGGAACATACCGACCGCCTGTTCAATTCGGCCTCCATCTTCAAGATGAAGATGCCCTATGACAAGGCCACCCTGATGGAAGCGCAACGCGAAGTCGTCCGCGCCAACAAGCTGGAATCCTGCTATATCCGCCCCATCGTGTTCTTCGGTTCCGAAGCGATGGGCATCGCCGCCACCACCCTGTCGGTACACGTCGCCATCGCGGCCTGGCCCTGGGGCGCCTATCTGGGCGAGGAGGGCATGGCCAAAGGCATCCGCGTGAAGACTTCCAGCTTCACCCGCCATCACGTGAACATCAACATGTGCCGCGCCAAATCGGTCGGCTCCTATACCAATTCCATCCTGGCGCATCAGGAAGTGGCACATGACGGCTACGACGAGGCCCTGCTGCTCGACCCGGAAGGCTACGTGGCCGAAGGCGCGGGAGAGAACCTGTTCATCGTGAAGAAGGGCAAGCTGTATACCCCCGACCTGACCTCCTGCCTGGAAGGCATCACACGCGACTCCATCATCACGCTAGCCAAGGACATGGGGCTGGAACTGATCGAGAAACGCATCACGCGCGACGAAGTGTATTGTTGCGATGAGGCGTTCTTCACAGGTACCGCAGCCGAGGTCACCCCGATCCGCGAACTGGACACCCGCACCATCGGTATCGGCTCGCGCGGCCCGATCACGACCAAGCTGCAGGCTGCTTTCTTTGAAATCGTCGCCGGCAAGAACAAGAAATACGCCGACTGGCTGGCACACGTATAA
- a CDS encoding zinc-finger domain-containing protein — MPNENISQRYVEVSAEALPLFCPTPAISLWSAHPRVAIPVEKLGEARCPYCGTLYKFKGELPHGHH; from the coding sequence ATGCCTAACGAGAACATCTCGCAGCGTTACGTCGAAGTCAGTGCAGAGGCGCTGCCCCTGTTCTGCCCCACCCCGGCGATCAGCCTGTGGAGCGCGCATCCGCGCGTCGCCATCCCGGTGGAAAAACTGGGCGAAGCTCGCTGCCCTTATTGCGGCACGCTATACAAGTTCAAGGGCGAGTTGCCGCACGGGCATCATTGA
- the waaF gene encoding lipopolysaccharide heptosyltransferase II, whose amino-acid sequence MRKILIIAPSWVGDCMLMQPMLHRLQQRHSGVLIDVLAPPWTEKLLRQMPEVHDVIINPFPHGDFGFFQRRRLGIALRDARYDQAIVLPNSWKSALVPFFANIPVRTGYVGESRYGLLNDARKLDKMKLPLMVERFAQLAEAPCNEIERPLPSPMLKVSDTQRAETLARFDLSQDKPVAVFCPGAEYGPAKRWPAHYYAELAQHLRTQGYAVWLIGSPKDKEVADKIIALGNEPCRNLCGTTDLADAIALMSCADLVVSNDSGLMHIAAALNKPLLAIFGSSSPQFTPPLSDKAQVLKLDLPCSPCFKRECPLGHFNCMIKLTPKEVARHIPILSRK is encoded by the coding sequence GTGAGAAAGATCCTCATCATCGCCCCAAGCTGGGTGGGCGACTGCATGCTGATGCAGCCCATGCTGCACCGCCTGCAGCAGCGGCATTCAGGCGTGCTTATCGATGTCCTGGCCCCGCCGTGGACGGAGAAACTGCTGCGGCAGATGCCTGAAGTCCATGATGTCATCATCAATCCGTTTCCGCACGGCGATTTCGGTTTTTTCCAACGCCGCCGCCTGGGAATTGCGTTGCGCGATGCGCGATACGACCAAGCCATCGTGCTGCCCAATTCCTGGAAATCGGCACTGGTTCCGTTCTTTGCAAACATTCCGGTGCGCACTGGCTATGTGGGCGAATCGCGTTATGGCCTGCTCAACGACGCACGCAAGCTGGACAAGATGAAACTGCCGCTGATGGTGGAACGTTTCGCGCAACTCGCTGAAGCACCATGCAACGAGATCGAACGGCCCCTGCCGTCGCCGATGCTGAAAGTGAGCGATACGCAACGAGCTGAGACACTCGCCAGGTTCGATCTGTCGCAGGACAAACCGGTCGCCGTGTTCTGCCCGGGCGCGGAATACGGCCCGGCCAAGCGCTGGCCGGCACATTATTATGCCGAACTGGCCCAGCATCTGCGCACCCAAGGCTATGCCGTCTGGCTCATCGGCTCCCCCAAGGACAAAGAAGTCGCTGACAAGATCATCGCGCTTGGCAACGAGCCGTGCCGCAACCTTTGCGGCACGACCGATCTTGCCGACGCCATCGCGTTGATGTCGTGCGCCGACCTGGTGGTCAGCAACGATTCCGGCCTGATGCATATCGCTGCTGCACTGAACAAGCCGCTGCTGGCGATCTTCGGCTCCAGCAGCCCGCAGTTCACGCCGCCGCTGTCGGACAAGGCGCAGGTGCTCAAGCTCGACCTGCCGTGCAGTCCCTGTTTCAAGCGCGAGTGCCCGCTCGGCCATTTCAATTGCATGATCAAGCTGACGCCCAAAGAGGTGGCCCGGCACATCCCGATCCTTTCCAGGAAATGA
- a CDS encoding phosphomannomutase/phosphoglucomutase yields the protein MANLPKEIFKAYDIRGIVSKSLTNEIVESIGHAIGSEAVARNQHSIAIGRDGRLSGPEFARSLARGIQKSGINVIDVGRVATPMTYFAAFQLKTDCAVMITGSHNPPDYNGLKMVLAGETLSGETIQKLRQRIETNDLEHGNGGYSQYDIAPEYLARIIGDIKLTRPLKITVDCGNGVAGDFAAKLYRGIGCSVTELFCEVDGNFPNHHPDPSDPHNLEDLIAALRGNDSELGLAFDGDGDRLGVVTKDGKIIFPDRQLMLFAADVLSRNAGAEIIFDVKSTRNLFPWIRERGGKPILWKTGHSLVKAKMKETGALLAGEMSGHVFFKERWYGFDDGLYAGARLLEILSKVADANATLNALPDAVCTPELHIHTAEGVNHSLIALLQKEARFPDAKDIITIDGLRVEYADGFGLMRPSNTTPVIVLRFEADNVAALQRIQNDFRRVLLNAESSLTLPF from the coding sequence ATGGCAAACCTTCCCAAAGAGATATTCAAGGCCTACGACATACGCGGCATCGTCAGCAAGTCGCTGACCAATGAGATCGTGGAATCCATCGGGCATGCCATCGGCTCGGAAGCGGTCGCACGCAATCAGCACAGCATCGCCATCGGCCGCGACGGCCGACTGTCGGGTCCCGAATTCGCTAGGTCGCTGGCCCGCGGCATCCAGAAGAGCGGCATCAACGTCATCGACGTAGGTCGCGTTGCCACGCCGATGACCTACTTTGCCGCCTTCCAGCTCAAGACCGATTGCGCGGTGATGATCACCGGCAGCCACAATCCACCTGATTACAACGGCCTCAAGATGGTGCTGGCAGGTGAAACGCTGTCCGGTGAAACCATCCAGAAACTGCGCCAGCGTATCGAAACGAACGATCTCGAGCACGGTAACGGCGGCTATTCGCAATACGATATCGCGCCGGAATATCTGGCGCGCATCATCGGCGACATCAAGCTGACGCGTCCGCTGAAGATCACGGTGGACTGTGGCAACGGCGTGGCCGGGGATTTCGCCGCCAAACTCTATCGCGGCATCGGCTGTAGCGTCACCGAGCTGTTCTGCGAGGTGGACGGCAACTTCCCCAACCACCACCCCGACCCCTCCGATCCACACAACCTGGAAGACCTGATCGCCGCCCTGCGCGGCAACGACAGCGAACTGGGACTGGCATTCGACGGCGACGGCGACCGTCTCGGCGTGGTCACCAAGGACGGCAAGATCATCTTCCCAGACCGTCAGCTGATGCTGTTCGCAGCCGATGTGCTGAGCCGAAATGCGGGCGCCGAGATCATCTTCGACGTGAAATCCACGCGCAACCTGTTCCCGTGGATACGCGAGCGCGGCGGCAAGCCGATCCTGTGGAAGACCGGCCATTCGCTGGTCAAGGCCAAGATGAAGGAGACCGGCGCGCTGCTCGCAGGCGAGATGAGCGGGCACGTGTTCTTCAAGGAGCGCTGGTATGGCTTCGACGACGGACTGTATGCGGGAGCGCGCTTGCTGGAGATATTGAGCAAGGTCGCCGACGCCAATGCCACGCTGAATGCCCTGCCGGACGCGGTTTGCACGCCAGAACTGCATATCCATACGGCCGAGGGCGTGAACCACAGCCTGATCGCGCTCTTGCAAAAGGAAGCCCGCTTTCCCGATGCCAAAGACATCATCACTATCGACGGACTGCGCGTGGAATATGCCGACGGGTTCGGGCTGATGCGCCCCTCAAACACTACGCCGGTGATCGTGCTGCGTTTCGAAGCGGACAATGTTGCTGCTCTGCAGCGTATTCAGAACGACTTCCGTCGTGTGTTACTGAATGCGGAAAGCAGTCTGACGCTTCCGTTCTGA
- a CDS encoding response regulator: protein MRTRSAASFSDEYKVKRTMLRQANDTILLVEDGEAEVLLIQQAVASCPDKLHLAVARDATEALAWLTDTVERGYAMPRLILLDLKLPKLAGLAVLRTLRMEARLQDVPIVVFSELHDPADVVLSYQIGANSFVKKPVNLVEFTRLLNELADLGWLSGKGLQHAHPQSISG from the coding sequence ATGCGTACCAGATCGGCTGCTTCGTTTTCAGATGAATACAAGGTGAAGCGGACGATGCTCAGGCAAGCGAACGATACGATACTGCTGGTTGAAGACGGCGAGGCTGAGGTGCTGCTGATACAGCAGGCCGTGGCAAGCTGTCCGGACAAGTTGCATCTTGCAGTGGCACGGGATGCGACCGAGGCGCTGGCATGGTTGACCGATACCGTCGAACGCGGTTATGCGATGCCGCGCTTGATCCTGCTTGATTTGAAACTCCCAAAACTTGCCGGTCTGGCCGTGCTGAGAACATTGCGTATGGAGGCCCGGCTGCAGGATGTGCCTATTGTCGTTTTCTCCGAGCTTCACGATCCCGCGGATGTGGTGTTGAGTTACCAGATCGGTGCCAACAGCTTCGTGAAGAAACCGGTGAATCTGGTCGAATTCACCCGGCTTCTGAACGAACTGGCCGACCTTGGCTGGCTGAGTGGCAAGGGGCTGCAACACGCCCATCCCCAATCCATATCAGGATGA
- the alaS gene encoding alanine--tRNA ligase, which produces MKSSEIRQKFLDYFASKGHTVVSSSSLVPHEDPTLLFTNAGMNQFKDVFLGFDKRPYTRAASSQKCVRAGGKHNDLENVGYTARHHTFFEMLGNFSFGDYFKRDAIKYAWELLTEVFKLPKDKLYVTVYAEDDEAYDIWTKKVGLAADRVIRIGDNKGARYASDNFWMMGDTGPCGPCTEIFYDHGAHIPGGLPGTPEEDGDRYIEIWNNVFMQFNRDEAGVMHPLPKPSVDTGMGLERISAVLQHVHANYEIDLFQALIKAAARETNQTNLDQPSLRVLADHIRACSFLIADGVIPGNEGRGYVLRRIIRRAIRHGYKLGAREAFFYKMVPDLVEQMGSAYPELVAEQVRVKGILKLEEERFFATIEHGMAILEADLAEMEKAGGKVFNGETAFKLHDTYGFPLDLTADICRERGVKVDDAAFNAAMARQKEQARAAGKFKMAANLEYSGPATTFHGYESLEHKGNILALYKDGVEVNELNEGDLGVVVLDDTPFYAESGGQVGDSGELRSVHGIFAVEDTQKIQASVFGHHGVVKTGKLSVGNGVTARVDVAARSRTMRNHSATHLMHKALREVLGTHVQQKGSQVDADKTRFDFVHTQPMSDAEIRKVEAIVNAEILSNAECQSRVMPIEEAQKTGAMMLFGEKYGDVVRVLNIGSSIELCGGTHVKRTGDIGLFKIVAESGVAAGVRRVEAVTGEGALALVQQQEVQLQQVADAVKAQPQEAAARITQILDNVKSLEKELAALKSKLASAQGDELLAQAQDVSGVKVLAAKLDGADAAVLRETLDKLKDKLKSAAVVLASVAEGKVSLIAGVTADATAKVKAGELVNFVAQQVGGKGGGRPDMAQAGGTQPEHLAKALASVPDWVKAKL; this is translated from the coding sequence ATGAAAAGCAGTGAAATCCGCCAGAAATTCCTGGATTATTTTGCCTCCAAAGGCCATACCGTCGTTTCTTCCAGTTCGCTGGTGCCGCACGAAGACCCGACGCTGCTGTTCACCAATGCGGGCATGAACCAGTTCAAGGACGTGTTCCTCGGTTTCGACAAGCGCCCCTATACCCGCGCCGCTTCGTCGCAGAAATGCGTGCGTGCCGGCGGCAAGCACAACGACCTGGAAAATGTCGGTTATACCGCGCGCCACCATACCTTCTTCGAGATGCTGGGCAACTTCAGCTTTGGCGACTACTTCAAGCGCGACGCGATCAAGTACGCCTGGGAACTGCTGACCGAGGTGTTCAAGCTGCCCAAGGACAAGCTCTACGTCACCGTGTATGCCGAGGACGACGAGGCCTACGACATCTGGACCAAGAAAGTCGGACTGGCTGCGGATCGCGTGATCCGCATCGGTGACAACAAGGGTGCGCGCTACGCGTCCGACAACTTCTGGATGATGGGAGACACCGGCCCCTGCGGTCCCTGTACCGAGATCTTCTACGACCACGGCGCACATATTCCCGGCGGCCTGCCCGGCACGCCGGAAGAAGACGGCGACCGCTATATCGAGATCTGGAACAACGTATTCATGCAGTTCAACCGCGACGAAGCGGGCGTGATGCATCCGTTGCCCAAGCCTTCCGTCGACACCGGCATGGGGCTGGAGCGCATCTCGGCAGTGTTGCAGCATGTACACGCCAATTACGAGATCGACCTGTTCCAGGCGCTGATCAAGGCGGCCGCACGCGAAACCAATCAGACCAACCTCGACCAGCCCAGCTTGCGTGTGCTGGCCGACCACATTCGCGCCTGCTCTTTCCTGATCGCCGATGGCGTCATCCCCGGCAACGAAGGTCGCGGCTATGTACTGCGCCGCATCATTAGGCGTGCCATCCGCCACGGCTACAAGCTTGGCGCGCGTGAAGCGTTCTTCTACAAGATGGTGCCCGATCTGGTGGAGCAGATGGGCAGCGCTTATCCGGAGCTAGTTGCCGAGCAGGTGCGTGTGAAGGGCATCCTCAAGCTGGAAGAGGAACGCTTCTTTGCCACCATCGAGCATGGCATGGCGATCCTCGAAGCCGACCTGGCCGAGATGGAGAAGGCGGGCGGTAAGGTATTCAACGGCGAGACCGCGTTCAAGCTGCACGACACTTACGGTTTCCCGCTCGACCTGACCGCCGACATCTGCCGCGAACGCGGCGTGAAGGTGGACGATGCCGCGTTCAATGCGGCGATGGCGCGCCAGAAGGAGCAGGCGCGCGCGGCGGGCAAGTTCAAGATGGCTGCGAACCTCGAATATTCCGGTCCGGCGACCACTTTCCATGGATATGAATCGCTGGAACACAAAGGCAACATCCTCGCTTTGTACAAGGATGGTGTCGAAGTGAACGAACTGAATGAAGGCGACCTGGGCGTGGTGGTGCTGGACGATACCCCGTTCTACGCCGAGTCCGGCGGACAGGTCGGCGACAGCGGTGAACTGCGCAGCGTGCATGGCATCTTCGCGGTGGAAGACACGCAGAAGATACAAGCCTCGGTGTTTGGTCACCACGGCGTGGTGAAGACCGGCAAGCTGAGCGTGGGCAACGGCGTCACCGCCAGGGTGGATGTGGCGGCGCGCAGCCGCACCATGCGCAATCACTCGGCGACGCACCTGATGCACAAGGCGCTGCGCGAAGTGCTGGGCACCCATGTGCAGCAAAAGGGTTCGCAGGTCGATGCGGACAAGACGCGCTTCGACTTCGTGCATACGCAGCCGATGAGCGATGCGGAGATCCGCAAGGTGGAAGCCATCGTGAACGCCGAAATATTGAGCAATGCCGAGTGCCAGTCGCGCGTGATGCCGATCGAGGAAGCACAGAAGACCGGCGCGATGATGCTGTTCGGCGAGAAATACGGCGATGTGGTGCGCGTGCTGAACATCGGTTCGTCCATCGAATTGTGCGGCGGTACGCACGTGAAGCGCACCGGCGATATCGGCCTGTTCAAGATCGTGGCCGAAAGCGGCGTGGCGGCTGGTGTGCGCCGTGTCGAGGCGGTGACCGGCGAAGGTGCGCTGGCGCTGGTGCAACAGCAGGAAGTGCAACTGCAGCAGGTGGCCGATGCCGTGAAGGCGCAGCCGCAGGAAGCCGCCGCTCGCATCACGCAAATCCTCGATAACGTGAAGTCGCTGGAGAAAGAGCTGGCGGCACTGAAGTCCAAACTCGCTTCCGCACAGGGCGACGAGCTGCTGGCTCAGGCGCAGGATGTCAGCGGCGTGAAAGTCCTCGCGGCCAAGCTGGATGGCGCCGATGCAGCAGTGCTGCGCGAGACGCTGGACAAGCTGAAAGACAAGCTCAAATCCGCTGCGGTCGTACTGGCCTCGGTAGCCGAAGGCAAGGTGAGCCTGATCGCGGGCGTGACTGCCGATGCGACAGCCAAGGTCAAGGCAGGCGAGTTGGTGAATTTTGTCGCGCAACAGGTCGGTGGCAAGGGCGGCGGCAGGCCGGACATGGCGCAAGCAGGCGGCACGCAACCGGAACACCTGGCGAAGGCACTGGCATCCGTTCCGGATTGGGTAAAGGCAAAGCTCTGA